Proteins from one Oscillatoria nigro-viridis PCC 7112 genomic window:
- a CDS encoding DUF6930 domain-containing protein produces MAALNRTTLRRLQNLPQIPSVWEGDRRPLSNADSHMMIDDDDVLEAGGECILWVDGSEGVVRAMDMVGPDAGPEALVRALLRAMEHPQSPAPAVRPQKIVVKNREIQFYLRGVLQDLGISIDYVPELPLIDEIFRGMEEVAINRPPELPPQYAEVLMEKAAQIWQDTPWRTLSEHQIISIEINQWDVASLYVSVLGQGRMDYGVLLYRSLESLKRFRERVVNDESFEDLEQAFLGQDCLFLTFESAADLDEDDDEEINLADLPPSEIEPNFGNLHPLEGLRSILYEEEALTMLVALEAFHRFFRNGRRKLGSDTFPSLSSRYRIPVPQPDGEIQQVSVKVSTMPEVSDELFQMLGDDDDDDDDEFDKPLLRDDLVPQNSFLSLGAVPWETVEFLRQSVQFYQGAEIDINTAGDGLPVVMIQTSHPKAKTMIQDLKEAGGVKGIGFNPGENPFQDEQYDLGILQTKNGDLYLFGEFNEDDPVHQEARKKWDSRCKLTNGWCGLIIAKGLMGASRGQPQFKDMIALLEVRWVSAKDLGIGPLQLMPMF; encoded by the coding sequence ATGGCAGCGCTGAATCGCACTACTCTTCGTCGGCTACAAAACTTACCTCAAATTCCCAGCGTGTGGGAGGGCGATCGCCGACCCTTATCTAATGCTGACTCACACATGATGATAGATGACGATGACGTTCTAGAAGCTGGTGGCGAGTGCATTCTCTGGGTCGATGGCTCCGAAGGAGTCGTGAGGGCTATGGACATGGTAGGCCCAGATGCCGGCCCAGAGGCGCTCGTCCGGGCCCTGCTACGGGCAATGGAACATCCCCAAAGTCCGGCTCCCGCAGTCCGGCCCCAAAAAATAGTAGTCAAAAACCGAGAAATTCAATTTTATCTGCGGGGCGTACTTCAAGATTTAGGCATTTCCATTGACTACGTGCCGGAATTGCCCTTAATTGACGAAATATTTCGCGGCATGGAAGAGGTCGCCATCAACAGACCTCCTGAGTTGCCCCCTCAGTATGCTGAAGTTTTAATGGAAAAAGCTGCTCAAATTTGGCAAGATACTCCGTGGCGGACTTTGAGCGAACACCAAATTATTTCTATTGAAATCAATCAGTGGGATGTCGCCAGCCTCTACGTGTCCGTATTGGGGCAAGGCAGAATGGATTACGGAGTTTTACTGTACCGCTCTCTAGAATCCTTGAAACGGTTTCGAGAACGAGTCGTCAACGATGAATCTTTTGAAGATTTAGAACAGGCTTTTTTAGGGCAAGACTGTTTGTTTCTTACCTTTGAAAGTGCCGCCGATCTGGATGAGGACGACGACGAAGAAATTAATTTAGCCGATTTGCCTCCATCGGAAATTGAACCCAATTTCGGCAACTTACATCCTTTAGAAGGATTGCGATCGATTCTTTACGAAGAAGAAGCCCTCACGATGTTAGTTGCTCTCGAAGCATTTCATCGCTTTTTCCGCAACGGCCGCCGGAAATTGGGCTCAGACACTTTTCCCAGTCTTAGCAGCCGCTACCGCATCCCAGTGCCACAGCCTGACGGAGAAATTCAACAGGTATCTGTTAAAGTTTCCACCATGCCCGAGGTATCAGACGAATTATTTCAGATGCTCGGTGATGACGATGATGACGATGATGATGAATTTGACAAGCCACTGCTGCGGGACGATTTGGTGCCGCAAAATTCATTTTTGAGTCTCGGCGCCGTACCTTGGGAAACGGTAGAGTTCCTGCGCCAAAGTGTCCAGTTTTACCAAGGTGCAGAAATTGATATTAATACCGCCGGAGATGGTTTGCCGGTGGTGATGATCCAAACTTCTCATCCGAAGGCAAAAACTATGATTCAGGATTTGAAAGAAGCTGGAGGGGTGAAGGGGATTGGTTTTAATCCGGGCGAAAATCCTTTTCAGGATGAGCAATACGACTTGGGTATTTTGCAAACAAAAAATGGGGATCTGTATTTGTTTGGGGAGTTTAATGAAGACGATCCGGTGCATCAGGAAGCTCGCAAGAAGTGGGACAGTCGCTGTAAATTAACCAACGGTTGGTGCGGTTTGATTATTGCTAAAGGGTTGATGGGTGCTTCTCGCGGTCAGCCTCAGTTTAAGGATATGATCGCTTTGCTTGAGGTGCGCTGGGTGTCTGCTAAAGACTTGGGAATTGGGCCACTTCAGTTGATGCCGATGTTTTGA
- a CDS encoding HesB/IscA family protein, with amino-acid sequence MTQATSQQRGIQMTDSAVRQVLALREKQGKDLCLRVGVRQGGCSGMSYVMDFADPSTVKSDDEVFDYDGFQVVCDRKSILYLYGLVLDFSDAMIGGGFQFTNPNATQTCGCGSSFST; translated from the coding sequence ATGACTCAAGCCACTTCACAACAGCGTGGAATTCAAATGACGGACTCTGCTGTCCGTCAAGTTTTAGCTCTGAGAGAAAAACAGGGTAAAGACCTCTGCTTGCGGGTAGGGGTGCGCCAGGGCGGATGCTCTGGAATGTCCTACGTGATGGATTTCGCAGATCCGAGCACTGTCAAATCCGACGATGAAGTGTTCGACTACGACGGTTTTCAGGTAGTTTGCGATCGCAAGAGCATTCTTTATCTCTACGGTTTGGTTCTCGACTTCAGCGATGCTATGATCGGGGGCGGCTTTCAGTTTACTAACCCCAACGCAACTCAAACTTGCGGTTGTGGCAGTTCTTTTTCTACATAA
- a CDS encoding tetratricopeptide repeat protein has protein sequence MTPEELFKDGFDRYQAGEAPANLIPVFKEVCEKAPKNGNAWASLAWLYLLENKPASAQKAAKTAVKLNPHDPQARINLAVAILDLKEKGVRPHVEVAQQLLMASEELLDEVKKNFEEGLSRKPDWKSLARVKQWLLEP, from the coding sequence ATGACCCCTGAAGAATTGTTTAAAGACGGTTTCGATCGCTATCAAGCTGGCGAAGCCCCGGCTAATCTGATCCCCGTGTTTAAAGAAGTGTGCGAAAAAGCTCCCAAAAATGGCAATGCCTGGGCTAGCCTCGCGTGGCTCTACCTGTTGGAAAATAAACCCGCATCGGCTCAAAAAGCAGCGAAAACAGCCGTTAAATTGAACCCTCATGACCCCCAAGCTCGCATCAACCTAGCAGTTGCCATCCTCGACCTCAAAGAAAAAGGGGTGCGCCCCCACGTAGAAGTCGCTCAGCAACTCCTGATGGCTTCGGAAGAGTTACTCGACGAAGTTAAAAAAAATTTTGAAGAAGGATTAAGCCGAAAACCGGATTGGAAGAGTCTAGCTCGGGTTAAACAGTGGCTTCTGGAGCCGTAA
- a CDS encoding DUF3352 domain-containing protein — MPAKKPKLLIAAAIVAAGSAAVYFYFQGLNNKVFNPQESAKVIPDEAMMAAFISPNPQALAELQRFGTPGAQKLVGMGLKTFQEQSLAGTQINFDRDLKPWLGGVMVALLPPDAAAKTEPPKLLVVVSVKNKISAWNFANKLKSQQGATTQETEYKGVKISEIAEPTGKRYSVALLNDQLVMAPLKKPVELAIDTFKGEPSLATQQSTTKFFAESAGVKNPIATVYIADYPAAIEQLKANLPADIQLPWTVFSQFKQVKSLVAGIGADSEGLRVKTIAQLDPKFVQQNPQFASKLLPRFPGETIALVGGKGLDQIWSQATAQAKDSPEVDRGVQQVRDSFKRLDLDADRDVFGWMNGEFAIGAIGSNQGILSQLGMGAAMIFETSDRPAAEATLKKLDAIAKSNPTVSVAPRQVQGKEVTEWQIPQQGTLFGHGWLNENSVFVAFGGPLVDVITSTPPQPLSSSPSFQAIATSLPRANQGYFYIDMEKTMSWANQYLLAVQPNLVSPPAAELLNSLRGVSVATASTQPTTAELEMLFALKKSNN, encoded by the coding sequence ATGCCTGCAAAAAAACCAAAGCTTCTAATTGCTGCCGCCATCGTCGCAGCAGGTAGCGCCGCGGTCTACTTTTACTTCCAGGGTTTGAACAACAAAGTATTCAACCCTCAAGAGAGTGCCAAAGTTATACCTGACGAAGCCATGATGGCCGCGTTCATCTCCCCCAATCCCCAAGCGCTGGCCGAGTTGCAGCGATTTGGCACCCCTGGGGCTCAAAAGCTGGTCGGCATGGGTTTGAAGACCTTTCAGGAACAAAGCTTGGCAGGCACCCAAATCAACTTTGACAGGGACTTAAAGCCTTGGCTGGGGGGGGTGATGGTCGCTTTGCTGCCCCCTGATGCTGCGGCAAAAACTGAGCCTCCTAAGCTGCTGGTTGTAGTCAGCGTCAAAAATAAAATTAGCGCTTGGAATTTTGCGAATAAATTAAAATCTCAACAAGGTGCAACTACTCAAGAAACCGAGTATAAAGGAGTTAAAATTTCTGAGATTGCAGAGCCAACCGGCAAGCGCTACAGTGTGGCTTTGCTGAACGACCAATTAGTGATGGCTCCTTTGAAAAAGCCTGTGGAATTGGCGATCGATACTTTTAAAGGAGAACCCTCCCTAGCCACCCAGCAGAGTACAACTAAGTTTTTTGCAGAGAGTGCTGGTGTCAAGAATCCGATCGCAACTGTTTATATTGCTGACTATCCTGCGGCAATTGAGCAATTGAAAGCTAATTTGCCCGCAGATATCCAGTTGCCTTGGACAGTGTTTTCGCAGTTCAAACAAGTCAAGTCTTTGGTTGCGGGAATTGGAGCGGATAGTGAGGGATTGAGGGTAAAAACTATTGCTCAGTTAGACCCTAAATTCGTGCAGCAAAATCCACAATTCGCATCGAAATTGTTGCCCAGATTTCCTGGTGAAACTATTGCTTTAGTCGGCGGCAAGGGACTAGATCAAATTTGGTCGCAAGCGACAGCCCAGGCAAAAGATAGCCCGGAAGTTGACAGGGGAGTTCAGCAGGTGAGGGATAGTTTTAAGCGGTTGGATCTGGATGCGGATCGAGATGTTTTTGGTTGGATGAACGGGGAATTTGCGATCGGGGCGATCGGTTCCAATCAAGGCATTTTGTCTCAGTTGGGGATGGGGGCGGCGATGATTTTTGAAACTAGCGATCGCCCTGCAGCCGAAGCAACTCTGAAAAAACTCGATGCGATCGCCAAAAGCAATCCTACAGTCAGCGTCGCCCCCAGACAAGTTCAAGGCAAAGAGGTTACGGAGTGGCAAATACCCCAGCAAGGAACTTTATTCGGGCACGGTTGGCTGAATGAAAATTCTGTGTTTGTAGCTTTCGGCGGCCCTTTAGTTGATGTGATTACTTCGACGCCACCGCAACCGTTAAGCAGCAGTCCGAGTTTTCAGGCGATCGCCACTTCTTTACCGCGGGCCAACCAAGGTTACTTTTACATAGATATGGAAAAAACCATGTCTTGGGCTAACCAATATTTGCTCGCAGTACAGCCAAATTTAGTTTCCCCGCCCGCCGCTGAATTGCTGAATTCTCTCCGAGGAGTTAGCGTAGCCACAGCTTCTACGCAACCGACAACTGCTGAGTTGGAGATGCTTTTTGCCTTGAAGAAATCTAACAATTAG
- the thyD gene encoding thylakoid membrane protein ThyD, translating to MKVAIAGATGFVGSRLVEKLQAAGHQVLVFSRDAAKAGRVFPASAYPNLEVVAYTPAKSGDWLHSIAGCDAVVNLAGVPIAEERWTEARQQAILDSRRLTTAKLVEAIVNANPRPSVFVSASAIGYYGTSETAEFDETSPAGDDFLAAVCKDWEAAAQPAKNAGTRLAILRLGIVLGMGGALAKMLPPFKLFAGGPIGTGKQWFSWVHREDVVDLILYALQNPQVEGVLNATAPNPVRMNELCQTLGEVLQRPSWLPVPSFALELLLGDGAKVVLEGQKVLPKQTLASGFQYQYPTLKLALEEILSGS from the coding sequence ATGAAAGTAGCGATCGCGGGAGCAACGGGATTTGTAGGTAGCCGGCTGGTGGAGAAGCTGCAAGCTGCGGGACATCAAGTTTTGGTTTTCAGCAGGGATGCGGCGAAGGCTGGCCGAGTTTTTCCGGCTTCAGCTTATCCGAATTTGGAAGTTGTCGCCTACACTCCAGCGAAGTCTGGTGATTGGCTGCATTCGATCGCTGGCTGCGACGCTGTTGTCAATTTAGCAGGAGTGCCGATTGCGGAGGAAAGGTGGACAGAGGCGCGCCAGCAAGCAATTCTGGACAGTCGCAGACTGACGACGGCAAAATTGGTCGAGGCGATCGTCAATGCTAATCCTAGGCCTTCTGTGTTTGTTAGCGCATCGGCGATCGGCTATTACGGAACCAGCGAAACCGCTGAGTTTGACGAAACTAGCCCTGCGGGAGACGATTTTTTAGCAGCAGTGTGCAAAGACTGGGAAGCAGCCGCCCAACCTGCAAAAAATGCGGGAACGCGGCTAGCAATTTTGCGGTTGGGGATAGTTTTGGGAATGGGAGGCGCGCTGGCAAAAATGCTGCCACCTTTTAAACTATTTGCAGGCGGGCCGATTGGCACAGGAAAACAGTGGTTTTCTTGGGTTCATCGCGAGGATGTGGTTGATTTAATTTTGTACGCTTTGCAAAATCCGCAAGTTGAAGGTGTTTTGAATGCGACAGCACCGAATCCGGTGCGGATGAATGAATTGTGTCAAACTTTAGGAGAAGTTTTGCAGCGGCCTTCTTGGTTGCCGGTGCCAAGTTTTGCTTTAGAATTGCTGTTGGGAGACGGGGCAAAAGTTGTTTTGGAAGGGCAGAAAGTGTTGCCCAAACAAACTTTAGCTAGCGGTTTTCAATACCAATATCCGACGCTGAAATTAGCACTCGAAGAGATTTTATCGGGAAGCTAG
- a CDS encoding nucleotidyl transferase AbiEii/AbiGii toxin family protein, which produces MNHQEIATGLTIPAELPFLQAICWQVADVKKLSFKEMLCRYESGWHYWGVLGTPSFEELAFIQAISQQHQSWLIAELGSSCSPNTPENWVSPQAMFKREIHQKILTVLSHLNVEFLQECRAYFGGGTLVSMEHGEYRLSQDIDFMCPMDRGYRLLRRKVAEGGYDAIFGSRDSLGDSFASRIVLPNDIQANQYGIRFPVIVDGTTIKFEMVCEGRIDLGEPNYPNWSPVPCLNQIDSIAEKLLANADRWPSDRVNSRDLIDLAVQRLASAIPQRAIDKAEAAYQVMEPLDRAIQYFQDRPDYREKCYEVLSIAEPNKVIDGIDLLAQDLGRKITVRTFSETISSFPGRLED; this is translated from the coding sequence ATGAACCATCAAGAAATAGCAACTGGGTTGACAATTCCCGCCGAACTCCCATTCCTTCAAGCTATCTGCTGGCAAGTTGCTGATGTAAAAAAATTGAGTTTCAAGGAAATGCTATGCCGCTACGAATCCGGCTGGCATTATTGGGGAGTTTTGGGAACACCTAGCTTTGAGGAACTGGCTTTTATTCAAGCAATTAGCCAACAGCATCAGTCTTGGCTAATTGCGGAACTGGGAAGCAGTTGCTCGCCAAACACTCCCGAAAATTGGGTAAGTCCTCAAGCAATGTTTAAACGCGAAATTCATCAAAAGATATTAACTGTACTCAGCCACTTGAATGTCGAATTTCTACAGGAATGTCGGGCGTATTTTGGCGGAGGAACGTTGGTAAGTATGGAACACGGAGAATATCGGTTGAGCCAGGATATTGACTTTATGTGTCCGATGGATCGTGGCTACCGTCTCCTGCGCCGAAAAGTTGCAGAAGGAGGCTATGATGCGATTTTTGGTAGTCGCGATTCCCTTGGGGATAGCTTCGCTTCACGCATTGTTCTCCCGAACGATATTCAAGCCAACCAGTATGGGATAAGATTTCCTGTTATTGTTGATGGCACTACTATTAAATTCGAGATGGTTTGTGAAGGGCGAATTGATTTGGGCGAACCAAATTATCCAAATTGGTCGCCTGTTCCTTGTTTGAATCAAATTGATAGTATAGCAGAAAAGTTGTTGGCAAATGCCGATCGATGGCCGAGCGATCGGGTAAATTCTAGAGATTTAATCGACTTGGCTGTGCAAAGGTTGGCGAGTGCTATTCCCCAAAGGGCGATCGACAAAGCGGAAGCAGCTTATCAAGTTATGGAACCGCTCGATCGAGCGATTCAGTATTTCCAAGATCGTCCCGATTATCGGGAAAAATGCTATGAGGTTTTGAGTATTGCAGAGCCAAATAAAGTTATTGACGGTATCGATTTACTAGCTCAGGATTTAGGCCGGAAAATCACAGTCAGGACATTTAGCGAGACTATTTCCTCATTCCCAGGCCGGCTTGAAGATTAG
- a CDS encoding ADP-ribosylation factor-like protein encodes MTLNEAKLILIGEGEVGKSCLLGALREDESLESRPTTHGVEIKPVIVTHADSGTEISLNGWDFGGQPVYRSTHQLFFSAPAVYLVVWKPREDPQQGFIANYPLVRTLSSTASRLKS; translated from the coding sequence ATCACCCTGAATGAAGCCAAACTGATTTTGATCGGTGAAGGCGAGGTGGGCAAGAGTTGTCTTTTGGGCGCATTGCGCGAGGATGAATCGCTAGAAAGTCGTCCCACCACTCACGGCGTTGAAATTAAGCCAGTTATTGTCACCCATGCCGACAGTGGCACAGAGATATCACTCAATGGTTGGGATTTTGGCGGTCAACCGGTTTATCGATCGACACATCAGTTGTTTTTCAGTGCACCAGCCGTGTATCTGGTGGTGTGGAAGCCGCGGGAAGATCCCCAGCAGGGCTTTATTGCAAATTACCCTCTGGTGCGAACACTCTCGTCAACCGCTTCCCGCCTTAAATCCTAA
- a CDS encoding leucine-rich repeat domain-containing protein encodes MLENKGDRKVQQRIEQARREGAIALDLGGLKLRELPEALASLTQLQRLYLSNNQLTEVPESIASLTQLRQLYLSNNKLRSLPESIASLTQLQQLYLSNNQLTEVPESIASLTQLRQLYLSNNKLTELPESIASLTQLQQLDLSYNQLTEVPESIASLTQLQRLYLYNNKLTELPEALASLTQLQKLHLYNNQLRELPEALASLTQLQLLYLSYNQLTELPESIASLTQLQRLDLSYNQLTELPEALASLTQLQRFDLDNNQLTEVPEAIRSLNQLQQLYLSYNQLTEVPEAIRSLTQLQQLELHNNQLTEVPEAIRSLTQLQQLELHNNQLTELPESIVSLTQLQRLDLSYNQLTELPEALASLTRLQRLYLSNNQLTELPEALASLTRLQRLYLSNNQLTELPEALASLTQLQRLDLDDNPLNPDLAAAYEQGTEAVLQYLGAKA; translated from the coding sequence ATGTTAGAAAATAAGGGCGATCGGAAAGTACAGCAGCGCATTGAACAGGCACGGCGAGAGGGAGCAATAGCACTCGATTTAGGGGGTCTAAAATTGAGGGAACTGCCAGAGGCGCTCGCATCCCTCACCCAGTTGCAACGGCTTTACCTCTCCAACAACCAACTGACGGAAGTACCAGAGTCGATCGCATCCCTCACCCAGTTGCGACAGCTTTACCTCTCCAACAACAAACTGAGGTCACTGCCAGAGTCAATCGCATCCCTCACCCAGTTGCAACAGCTTTACCTCTCCAACAACCAACTGACGGAAGTACCAGAGTCGATCGCATCCCTCACCCAGTTGCGACAGCTTTACCTCTCCAACAACAAACTGACGGAACTGCCAGAGTCAATCGCATCCCTCACCCAGTTGCAACAGCTTGACCTCTCCTACAACCAACTGACGGAAGTACCAGAGTCGATCGCATCCCTCACCCAGTTGCAACGGCTTTACCTCTACAACAACAAACTGACGGAACTGCCAGAGGCGCTCGCATCCCTCACCCAGTTGCAAAAGCTTCACCTCTACAACAACCAACTGAGGGAACTGCCAGAGGCGCTCGCATCCCTCACCCAGTTGCAACTGCTTTACCTCTCCTACAACCAACTGACGGAACTACCAGAGTCGATCGCATCTCTCACCCAGTTGCAACGGCTTGACCTCTCCTACAACCAACTGACGGAACTACCAGAGGCGCTCGCATCCCTCACCCAGTTGCAACGGTTTGACCTTGACAACAACCAACTGACGGAAGTGCCAGAGGCGATACGCTCCCTCAACCAGTTGCAACAGCTTTACCTCTCCTACAACCAACTGACGGAAGTGCCAGAGGCGATACGCTCCCTCACCCAGTTGCAACAGCTTGAGCTCCACAACAACCAACTGACGGAAGTGCCAGAGGCGATACGCTCCCTCACCCAGTTGCAACAGCTTGAGCTCCACAACAACCAACTGACGGAACTACCAGAGTCGATCGTATCCCTCACCCAGTTGCAACGACTTGACCTCTCCTACAACCAACTGACGGAACTACCAGAGGCGCTCGCATCCCTCACCCGGTTGCAACGGCTTTACCTCTCCAACAACCAACTGACGGAACTACCAGAGGCGCTCGCATCCCTCACCCGGTTGCAACGGCTTTACCTCTCCAACAACCAACTGACGGAACTGCCAGAGGCGCTCGCATCCCTCACCCAGTTGCAACGGCTTGATCTCGACGACAACCCTCTCAATCCTGACCTCGCTGCTGCCTATGAGCAAGGCACTGAAGCCGTCTTGCAATACCTGGGGGCAAAAGCATAA
- a CDS encoding glutathione S-transferase family protein: MWQLMMSKLAPPDRTGAYIRPSSSFRNFVSTEADNPHQPAAGRYRLFVGTGCPWAHRTLVTRALKGLEDAISVSVVYPSEGGMWVMESETFGCKTMPELYQLALPGYQGRCTVPVLWDDSTKTIVNNESSEIIVMLNSEFNEFASNPEMDLYPLDLRSQIDEWNEKIYQSVNNGVYRCGFAQSQAAYDSACSELFAVLDEIDRSLLRSRYLCGDRVTLADVRLFTTLFRFDAVYYSLFKCNVRRIQDYEHLGAYLRDLYQLPGVAGTCDLEAVKRDYYGNLFPLNPGCIIPAGPDPASLLKAHDRAGVRNRVS, encoded by the coding sequence ATGTGGCAATTAATGATGTCAAAACTAGCGCCGCCCGATCGCACGGGAGCATACATTCGCCCCAGCAGCAGTTTCCGCAACTTTGTCAGCACAGAAGCAGACAACCCTCACCAACCCGCTGCGGGACGGTATCGCCTCTTCGTGGGTACGGGATGCCCTTGGGCGCACCGCACTCTGGTGACGAGGGCGCTCAAAGGGCTGGAAGATGCGATATCCGTGTCTGTTGTCTATCCCTCGGAAGGGGGAATGTGGGTGATGGAGTCGGAGACTTTTGGCTGCAAGACGATGCCGGAACTTTACCAGTTGGCTTTACCGGGCTATCAGGGGCGGTGTACGGTGCCGGTGCTGTGGGATGACTCGACAAAGACGATCGTCAATAACGAGAGTTCGGAAATTATTGTGATGCTAAACTCGGAGTTTAACGAGTTTGCTAGCAATCCTGAAATGGATCTTTATCCTCTGGATTTGCGATCGCAAATTGATGAGTGGAATGAGAAGATTTACCAATCGGTGAATAACGGCGTTTATCGCTGCGGTTTCGCGCAATCTCAAGCTGCTTATGACTCGGCTTGCAGTGAATTGTTTGCTGTTTTAGACGAGATCGATCGATCGCTTTTGAGGAGTCGTTATCTTTGCGGCGATCGGGTAACATTAGCAGACGTGCGGCTTTTTACTACTCTATTCCGTTTTGATGCAGTTTACTACAGCTTGTTCAAATGCAATGTGCGCCGCATTCAAGATTACGAGCATTTGGGAGCTTATCTGCGCGATTTGTACCAGTTACCGGGAGTTGCTGGCACTTGCGATTTGGAGGCTGTGAAGCGCGATTATTACGGCAATTTGTTCCCGCTGAATCCCGGCTGCATTATCCCCGCTGGGCCCGATCCGGCGAGTTTGCTCAAAGCTCACGATCGCGCCGGAGTCAGAAACCGGGTTTCTTAA
- a CDS encoding class I SAM-dependent methyltransferase, with amino-acid sequence MTVAVSKTPGLASRLVNGVLSIKPLANLAKHQAREMMIKRAEKIGVNWRQEAQALLARNWDAELLSVQNPDLVYPKYYLTSFHAYEKGNMSWEAATEVEVAARTVHSGICPEAGAEGDAKLRASYHEVIKSQIASSPQDIVDLGCSVGLSTFALGDVYPEAKMTGVELSPYFLAVAKYRSQQRESESLNQKSPTWVHAAAESTGLPAAAFDLVSICLVCHELPQKATREIFREARRLLRVGGHLTIMDMNPQSEVYAKMPPYILTLLKSTEPYLDQYFGLDIEQALIDSGFAQPTITCNTVRHRTIVAKAI; translated from the coding sequence ATGACTGTTGCAGTTAGCAAAACTCCCGGATTAGCCTCGCGTTTAGTAAATGGCGTACTATCCATCAAACCTTTGGCTAATCTAGCCAAGCACCAAGCGCGGGAAATGATGATAAAAAGAGCAGAAAAAATCGGAGTGAATTGGCGACAAGAAGCCCAAGCACTTTTAGCTCGAAATTGGGATGCAGAATTGCTCAGCGTTCAAAATCCCGATCTTGTTTACCCCAAATATTATCTAACTTCATTCCACGCTTATGAAAAAGGTAATATGAGTTGGGAAGCTGCTACAGAAGTTGAAGTTGCCGCCCGTACAGTTCACTCGGGAATTTGCCCGGAAGCGGGTGCCGAAGGCGATGCTAAACTCCGCGCTAGCTATCACGAAGTCATAAAATCTCAGATTGCTTCTTCACCGCAAGATATTGTGGATTTGGGATGCAGTGTGGGATTGAGTACGTTTGCTCTTGGGGATGTTTACCCGGAAGCTAAGATGACTGGGGTAGAGTTGTCTCCTTATTTTTTAGCAGTTGCTAAATACCGTTCCCAACAGCGAGAATCTGAATCTTTAAATCAAAAATCTCCGACGTGGGTTCACGCTGCTGCTGAATCTACTGGTTTGCCTGCGGCTGCTTTTGATTTAGTTTCTATTTGTTTAGTTTGTCACGAATTGCCGCAGAAAGCTACTAGAGAAATATTCCGGGAAGCGAGGCGTTTGTTGCGTGTTGGCGGACATTTGACAATTATGGATATGAATCCTCAGTCGGAAGTTTACGCCAAAATGCCTCCTTATATTTTGACTTTGCTCAAGAGTACGGAGCCTTATTTGGATCAGTATTTTGGGTTGGATATTGAGCAAGCTTTAATTGATTCGGGTTTTGCCCAGCCGACAATCACTTGCAATACCGTCCGACACCGCACTATTGTTGCTAAAGCAATATAG
- a CDS encoding methylated-DNA--[protein]-cysteine S-methyltransferase, translating to MISMKNASVCASEDYHRIAGAIAFMRQNHLNQPNLATVAQHAGLSEYHFQRLFTQWAGISPKRFLQYLTVEYAKSKITQSKSLLDLTLDVRLSSPGRLHDLFVNLEAMSPGEFKAGGAGLQIRYGIHDTPFGKSLIATTARGICNLYFLDTTDEQTAAQRLRLTWKNAEIIRDEPTTQSLRDLIFNSETLSEQKPLTLLVKGTNFQIQVWRALLQLPFGAIATYQSIAQMVARPTAARAVGNAIGKNPIGYLIPCHRVIRESGELGGYGWGVERKTVMLGWEASRTICDISGRKA from the coding sequence ATGATTTCGATGAAAAATGCGAGTGTCTGTGCTAGCGAAGATTATCACCGGATTGCTGGGGCGATCGCCTTCATGCGACAAAACCACCTAAACCAGCCCAATCTGGCAACTGTGGCACAACACGCCGGACTGAGTGAATATCATTTTCAACGGCTATTTACTCAATGGGCCGGCATTAGCCCCAAGCGGTTTTTGCAATATCTGACAGTTGAATATGCCAAGTCAAAAATCACTCAGAGTAAAAGCCTTCTCGACCTAACATTGGACGTGAGGCTATCGAGTCCCGGACGATTGCACGATTTATTTGTGAACTTAGAAGCAATGTCACCAGGGGAGTTCAAAGCAGGCGGAGCAGGTTTGCAAATTCGCTATGGCATTCATGATACCCCTTTTGGCAAATCTCTAATCGCGACAACTGCCCGCGGTATTTGTAATCTTTATTTCTTGGATACAACAGACGAACAAACCGCCGCCCAAAGACTGCGATTGACCTGGAAAAACGCTGAAATTATCCGCGATGAGCCAACCACTCAATCATTGCGCGACCTGATTTTCAATTCAGAAACTCTCAGCGAGCAAAAACCGCTAACACTGTTGGTAAAAGGCACTAACTTTCAGATTCAAGTTTGGCGGGCACTGTTGCAATTGCCATTTGGGGCGATCGCAACTTATCAAAGTATAGCTCAAATGGTAGCACGCCCAACTGCTGCTAGAGCTGTAGGAAATGCGATCGGTAAAAATCCGATCGGCTATCTAATTCCGTGTCACCGAGTCATTCGAGAATCTGGAGAACTCGGTGGCTATGGCTGGGGAGTAGAGCGTAAAACAGTCATGTTAGGTTGGGAAGCTAGCCGTACAATCTGCGATATATCGGGAAGAAAAGCTTAA